One window from the genome of Dasypus novemcinctus isolate mDasNov1 chromosome 26, mDasNov1.1.hap2, whole genome shotgun sequence encodes:
- the TTC21A gene encoding tetratricopeptide repeat protein 21A isoform X1 produces MSSDDSALMAGIIYYSQEKYFRHVQQAAAAGLEKFSNDPVLQFFKAYGMLREDRIQDAISELERTRSHPDVSLCSVMALIYAHKRCETIDREAVQELEGSLKETRKAAGGPALYYAGLFLWLMGRHDKAREYLDRMLKFSSGSREGYVLRGWMELTSDKPHAVKKSIKYLEQGLRDTSDVLGLLGKATYLMTQQNYSGALEVASQACVAAAHFLPALVLKMRLFLARQDWEQTVETGQRILEKDASNIDALQILAIHELAREGDMATAVSRVEQLIRALETREPQNPSLHLQKILVICRLDQVKQASLWYSEAMKQDESSVAALTGIIWCQILDGHLDEAEQQLEFLKEVQQSLGKSEVLVFLQALLASRRHQREQEATELLREAAELHFASMQGLPLSAEYFERLDPFFLLCIAREYLLFCPKQPRLPGQLVSPLLKQISAILSPVVRAAPALTEPLHLMAQVKCLSGELENAQSTLQRCLELDPTSAEAHLLRAQIYLAQGNLAMCSHCLELGVSHNFQVRDHPLYHLIKARTLSKSGDYPEAIKTLKTITKLPTLSLQEGRRCRGPSLRPSERVSVLLELAEALRLNGELHEATKVMQDAIHEFRGTTEEIRVTIANVDLAMSKGHVDEALGLLRDVTPGQPCYTEAKEKMASIYLQSRRDTRLYIGCYRDLCEHLPGPHSSLLLGDAFMNIQEPEKALEVYDEAYRKNPHDASLVSRIGQAYVKTHQYAKAINYYEAAQKMSGQDFLRCELAELLLKLKKFSKAEKVLTQALERDAARDVLAMTSDVKCLLLLAKVYKSHKKEDVMETLHKALDLQARVLKRVPLEQPEMIPSQKQLAASICAQFGEQHLAEKEYAKAAQAYRDALSYWPTDNTVVLELARLYLLQGHLDLCEQHCADLLRTEQSREPAAVMMADLMFRKQKYEEAVSLYRQVLEKAPDNFLVLSKLIDLLRRSGKLADAPAFLELATRASSRAPLEPGFNYCRGTYCWHVGRPNEALRLLNKARKDSTWGASATARMVRICLNPDDEVLGGEAFETLGAESNSAGRREAEQHGVRTAEKLLREFCPHAAPGPAQLRLLQGLCLLGTREKASVEAALGTFVEMAQAEKDCVPALLAMAQAYALLGQTPKARTQLKRLAKAPWAPAEAEELEQGWLLLADIYCQGGKFDLAAELLRRCVQYNKSCCKAYEYMGFIMEKEQAYKDAAASYALAWEYGHRASPAIGFKLAFNYLKDKRFVEAIEVCHGVRLGHWPGGRAGLAAADAAHPVSPCPGSQGAPQLPQDPRGNTGKGPGVPEALARGPSHWRGRGCPRSRLCVFKA; encoded by the exons GCTGGGATCATATACTACAGCCAGGAAAAGTACTTCCGCCACGTGCAGCAGGCAGCAGCTGCGGGCCTGGAGAAGTTCAGCAACGACCCGGTGCTGCAGTTCTTTAAAGCCTACGGCATGCTCAGGGAAG ACCGCATCCAGGACGCCATCAGCGAGCTGGAGCGCACCCGGAGCCACCCGGACGTGTCCCTGTGCTCCGTCATGGCCCTCATTTACGCTCACAAGCGCTGCGAGACCATCG ACCGGGAAGCAGTTCAGGAGCTGGAGGGCAGCCTGAAGGAGACCCGCAAGGCGGCCGGAGGGCCGGCCCTCTACTACGCCGGCCTCTTCCTCTGGCTCATGGGCCGCCACGACAAGGCCAGGGAGTACCTCGACCGCATGCTGAAGTTCTCCAGTGGCTCCAGAGAG GGCTACGTGCTCAGAGGCTGGATGGAGCTCACCTCGGACAAGCCCCACGCAGTGAAGAAGTCCATCAAGTACCTGGAGCAGGGGCTGCGGGACACCTCAGACGTGCTGGGGCTGCTGGGAAAG GCGACGTACCTGATGACGCAGCAGAACTACTCCGGGGCCCTCGAGGTGGCGAGCCAGGCCTGCGTCGCCGCCGCGCACTTCCTGCCGGCCCTCGTGCTGAAGATGCGGCTGTTCTTGGCGCGGCAGGACTGGGAGCAGACGGTGGAGACCGGCCAGAG AATCCTAGAAAAAGACGCAAGCAACATCGACGCTCTCCAGATTCTAGCCATCCACGAGCTTGCCAGAGAAGGGGACATGGCCACA GCCGTCAGCCGCGTGGAGCAGCTCATCAGGGCGCTGGAGACCAGAGAGCCCCAGAACCCCAGCCTCCACCTGCAGAAAATCCTCGTCATCTGCAGGCTG GACCAGGTGAAGCAGGCGTCCCTGTGGTACTCGGAGGCCATGAAGCAGGACGAGAGCAGCGTGGCCGCCTTGACAG GCATCATCTGGTGCCAGATTCTGGACGGGCACCTGGACGAGGCCGAGCAGCAGCTGGAATTCCTGAAGGAAGTGCAGCAGTCCCTGGGGAAGTCGGAG GTGCTGGTGTTCCTGCAAGCCCTCCTGGCGTCGCGGAGGCACCAGCGCGAGCAGGAGGCCACGGAGCTCCTGCGGGAGGCGGCGGAGCTGCACTTCGCCAGCATGCAGGGGCTCCCCCTGAGCGCCGAGTACTTCGAAAGGCTGGACCCCTTCTTCCTGCTGTGCATCGCCAGGGAGTACCTGCTCTTCTGCCCCAAACAG CCCCGGTTGCCCGGCCAGCTCGTGTCTCCGCTTCTCAAGCAAATCTCCGCGATCCTGAGCCCTGTGGTGCGGGCAGCGCCGGCCCTGACCGAGCCCCTGCACCTGATGGCGCAGGTCAAGTGCCTCTCAG GGGAGCTGGAGAATGCCCAGAGCACCCTGCAGCGCTGCCTGGAGCTGGACCCCACCTCCGCCGAGGCCCACCTCCTGCGGGCGCAGATCTACCTGGCGCAGGGCAACCTGGCCATGTGCTCCCACTGCCTGGAGCTGGGCGTGAGCCACAACTTCCAG GTCCGAGACCACCCTCTGTACCACCTCATCAAGGCCAGGACCCTCAGCAAGTCCGGGGACTACCCAGAGGCCATAAAGACGCTGAAAACGATTACGAAGTTACCAACCCTGAGCCTGCAGGAGGGCAGGAGATGCCGGGGGCCCTCCCTGCGGCCCAGCGAGCGGGTGTCCGTCCTGCTGGAACTGGCAGAGGCCCTCCGGCTGAACGGGGAGCTG CACGAGGCCACCAAGGTCATGCAGGACGCCATCCACGAGTTCAGAGGCACAACGGAAGAAATCCGCGTCACCATCGCCAACGTGGACTTGGCCATGAGCAAGGGGCACGTGGACGAGGCGCTGGGCTTGCTGAGGGACGTCACGCCTGGGCAGCCCTGCTACACAGAAGCCAAGGAGAAGATGGCCAGCATCTACCTGCAGAGCCGCAGAGACACCCGCCTGTACATCGGCTGCTACCG CGACCTCTGTGAGCACCTGCCCGGCCCCCACAGCAGCCTGCTGCTGGGCGACGCCTTCATGAACATCCAGGAG CCCGAGAAGGCGCTGGAGGTCTACGACGAGGCGTACAGGAAGAACCCGCACGACGCCTCCCTGGTCAGCAGAATCGGCCAGGCCTACGTGAAGACCCACCAGTACGCCAAG GCCATCAATTACTACGAGGCCGCCCAGAAGATGAGCGGACAGGACTTCCTGCGCTGCGAGCTGGCCGAGCTGCTCCTCAAGTTAAAGAAGTTCAGCAAAGCCGAGAAAGTCCTGACGCAGGCGCTGGAGCGCGACGCGG CGAGAGACGTCCTGGCCATGACCAGCGACGTCAAGTGCCTACTCCTGCTGGCGAAGGTTTACAAGAGCCATAAGAAGGAAGACGTGATGGAGACGCTGCACAAG GCGCTGGACCTCCAGGCTCGGGTCCTGAAGCGGGTGCCCCTGGAGCAGCCAGAGATGATCCCGTCCCAGAAGCAGCTGGCAGCCTCCATCTGCGCGCAGTTCGGGGAGCAGCACCTCGCTGAGAAGGAGTACGCCAAGGCGGCACAGGCCTACAGGGACGCCCTGTCCTACTGGCCCACTGACAACACG GTGGTGCTGGAGCTGGCGCGGCTCTACCTGCTCCAGGGGCACCTGGACCTGTGCGAGCAGCACTGCGCGGACCTCCTGCGGACGGAGCAGAGCCGCGAGCCGGCGGCCGTG ATGATGGCTGACCTGATGTTCAGAAAGCAGAAGTACGAGGAGGCCGTCAGCCTCTACCGGCAGGTCCTGGAGAAAGCGCCAG ACAATTTTTTGGTCCTGAGTAAGTTAATCGACCTGCTGCGAAGAAGCGGGAAGCTTGCAGACGCCCCTGCCTTCCTCGAGCTGGCCACGAGGGCGTCCAGCCGCGCGCCCCTGGAGCCCGGCTTCAACTACTGCCGGGGCACCTACTGCTG GCACGTGGGGCGCCCCAACGAGGCCCTGCGGCTCCTCAACAAGGCCCGCAAGGACAGCACCTGGGGCGCGAGCGCCACCGCCCGCATGGTGCGGATCTGCCTGAACCCCGACGACGAGGTGCTGGGCGGAGAGGCCTTCGAGACCCTGGGGGCGGAGAGCAA CTCCGCAGGGAGGCGGGAGGCGGAGCAGCACGGCGTGCGCACGGCCGAGAAGCTCCTGCGCGAGTTCTGCCCGCACGCGGCCCCCGGCCCGGCTCAGCTGCGGCTGCTGCAGGGCCTCTGCCTGCTGGGCACCAGGGAGAAGGCCAGCGTGGAGGCGGCGCTGGGCACCTTCGTGGAGATGGCCCAGGCCGAG AAGGACTGCGTGCCCGCGCTGCTGGCCATGGCGCAGGCCTACGCGCTGCTGGGGCAGACCCCCAAGGCGCGCACGCAGCTGAAGCGCCTGGCCAAGGCCCCGTGGGCGCCGGCGGAGGCCGAGGAGCTGGAGCAGGGCTGGCTCCTGCTGGCCGACATCTACTGCCAGGGCGGCAAGTTCGACCTGGCCGCGGAGCTGCTGCGGCGCTGCGTGCAGTACAACAAG TCCTGCTGCAAGGCCTACGAGTACATGGGCTTCATCATGGAGAAGGAACAGGCCTATAAGGACGCGGCCGCCAGCTACGCACTCGCCTGGGAATACGGCCACCGCGCCAGCCCCGCCATCG GCTTCAAACTTGCCTTCAACTACCTGAAGGACAAGAGATTTGTGGAGGCCATCGAAGTCTGCCACGGCGTGAGGCTCGGACACTGGCCGGGAGGGCGTGCGGGGCTGGCAGCTGCCGACGCGGCTCACCCTGTCTCTCCCTGCCCAGGTTCTCAGGGAGCACCCCAACTACCCCAAGATCCGAGAGGAAATACTGGAAAAGGCCCAGGGGTCCCTGAGGCCCTAGCCCGGGGGCCGTCCCactggaggggcagggggtgtCCCCGCTCTAGGCTTTGTGTTTTCAAGGCTTAA
- the TTC21A gene encoding tetratricopeptide repeat protein 21A isoform X3: MSSDDSALMAGIIYYSQEKYFRHVQQAAAAGLEKFSNDPVLQFFKAYGMLREDRIQDAISELERTRSHPDVSLCSVMALIYAHKRCETIDREAVQELEGSLKETRKAAGGPALYYAGLFLWLMGRHDKAREYLDRMLKFSSGSREGYVLRGWMELTSDKPHAVKKSIKYLEQGLRDTSDVLGLLGKATYLMTQQNYSGALEVASQACVAAAHFLPALVLKMRLFLARQDWEQTVETGQRILEKDASNIDALQILAIHELAREGDMATAVSRVEQLIRALETREPQNPSLHLQKILVICRLCGRHQGVLRLASSFLERTLVATPASARVATELGYLFVLQDQVKQASLWYSEAMKQDESSVAALTGIIWCQILDGHLDEAEQQLEFLKEVQQSLGKSEVLVFLQALLASRRHQREQEATELLREAAELHFASMQGLPLSAEYFERLDPFFLLCIAREYLLFCPKQPRLPGQLVSPLLKQISAILSPVVRAAPALTEPLHLMAQVKCLSGELENAQSTLQRCLELDPTSAEAHLLRAQIYLAQGNLAMCSHCLELGVSHNFQVRDHPLYHLIKARTLSKSGDYPEAIKTLKTITKLPTLSLQEGRRCRGPSLRPSERVSVLLELAEALRLNGELHEATKVMQDAIHEFRGTTEEIRVTIANVDLAMSKGHVDEALGLLRDVTPGQPCYTEAKEKMASIYLQSRRDTRLYIGCYRDLCEHLPGPHSSLLLGDAFMNIQEPEKALEVYDEAYRKNPHDASLVSRIGQAYVKTHQYAKAINYYEAAQKMSGQDFLRCELAELLLKLKKFSKAEKVLTQALERDAARDVLAMTSDVKCLLLLAKVYKSHKKEDVMETLHKALDLQARVLKRVPLEQPEMIPSQKQLAASICAQFGEQHLAEKEYAKAAQAYRDALSYWPTDNTVVLELARLYLLQGHLDLCEQHCADLLRTEQSREPAAVMMADLMFRKQKYEEAVSLYRQVLEKAPDNFLVLSKLIDLLRRSGKLADAPAFLELATRASSRAPLEPGFNYCRGTYCWHVGRPNEALRLLNKARKDSTWGASATARMVRICLNPDDEVLGGEAFETLGAESNSAGRREAEQHGVRTAEKLLREFCPHAAPGPAQLRLLQGLCLLGTREKASVEAALGTFVEMAQAEKDCVPALLAMAQAYALLGQTPKARTQLKRLAKAPWAPAEAEELEQGWLLLADIYCQGGKFDLAAELLRRCVQYNKSCCKAYEYMGFIMEKEQAYKDAAASYALAWEYGHRASPAIGFKLAFNYLKDKRFVEAIEVCHGVRLGHWPGGRAGLAAADAAHPVSPCPGSQGAPQLPQDPRGNTGKGPGVPEALARGPSHWRGRGCPRSRLCVFKA, from the exons GCTGGGATCATATACTACAGCCAGGAAAAGTACTTCCGCCACGTGCAGCAGGCAGCAGCTGCGGGCCTGGAGAAGTTCAGCAACGACCCGGTGCTGCAGTTCTTTAAAGCCTACGGCATGCTCAGGGAAG ACCGCATCCAGGACGCCATCAGCGAGCTGGAGCGCACCCGGAGCCACCCGGACGTGTCCCTGTGCTCCGTCATGGCCCTCATTTACGCTCACAAGCGCTGCGAGACCATCG ACCGGGAAGCAGTTCAGGAGCTGGAGGGCAGCCTGAAGGAGACCCGCAAGGCGGCCGGAGGGCCGGCCCTCTACTACGCCGGCCTCTTCCTCTGGCTCATGGGCCGCCACGACAAGGCCAGGGAGTACCTCGACCGCATGCTGAAGTTCTCCAGTGGCTCCAGAGAG GGCTACGTGCTCAGAGGCTGGATGGAGCTCACCTCGGACAAGCCCCACGCAGTGAAGAAGTCCATCAAGTACCTGGAGCAGGGGCTGCGGGACACCTCAGACGTGCTGGGGCTGCTGGGAAAG GCGACGTACCTGATGACGCAGCAGAACTACTCCGGGGCCCTCGAGGTGGCGAGCCAGGCCTGCGTCGCCGCCGCGCACTTCCTGCCGGCCCTCGTGCTGAAGATGCGGCTGTTCTTGGCGCGGCAGGACTGGGAGCAGACGGTGGAGACCGGCCAGAG AATCCTAGAAAAAGACGCAAGCAACATCGACGCTCTCCAGATTCTAGCCATCCACGAGCTTGCCAGAGAAGGGGACATGGCCACA GCCGTCAGCCGCGTGGAGCAGCTCATCAGGGCGCTGGAGACCAGAGAGCCCCAGAACCCCAGCCTCCACCTGCAGAAAATCCTCGTCATCTGCAGGCTG TGCGGGCGGCACCAGGGCGTCCTGCGGCTGGCCAGCAGCTTCCTGGAGCGCACCCTCGTGGCCACACCCGCCTCCGCCCGCGTGGCCACCGAGCTGGGCTACCTCTTCGTCCTGCAGGACCAGGTGAAGCAGGCGTCCCTGTGGTACTCGGAGGCCATGAAGCAGGACGAGAGCAGCGTGGCCGCCTTGACAG GCATCATCTGGTGCCAGATTCTGGACGGGCACCTGGACGAGGCCGAGCAGCAGCTGGAATTCCTGAAGGAAGTGCAGCAGTCCCTGGGGAAGTCGGAG GTGCTGGTGTTCCTGCAAGCCCTCCTGGCGTCGCGGAGGCACCAGCGCGAGCAGGAGGCCACGGAGCTCCTGCGGGAGGCGGCGGAGCTGCACTTCGCCAGCATGCAGGGGCTCCCCCTGAGCGCCGAGTACTTCGAAAGGCTGGACCCCTTCTTCCTGCTGTGCATCGCCAGGGAGTACCTGCTCTTCTGCCCCAAACAG CCCCGGTTGCCCGGCCAGCTCGTGTCTCCGCTTCTCAAGCAAATCTCCGCGATCCTGAGCCCTGTGGTGCGGGCAGCGCCGGCCCTGACCGAGCCCCTGCACCTGATGGCGCAGGTCAAGTGCCTCTCAG GGGAGCTGGAGAATGCCCAGAGCACCCTGCAGCGCTGCCTGGAGCTGGACCCCACCTCCGCCGAGGCCCACCTCCTGCGGGCGCAGATCTACCTGGCGCAGGGCAACCTGGCCATGTGCTCCCACTGCCTGGAGCTGGGCGTGAGCCACAACTTCCAG GTCCGAGACCACCCTCTGTACCACCTCATCAAGGCCAGGACCCTCAGCAAGTCCGGGGACTACCCAGAGGCCATAAAGACGCTGAAAACGATTACGAAGTTACCAACCCTGAGCCTGCAGGAGGGCAGGAGATGCCGGGGGCCCTCCCTGCGGCCCAGCGAGCGGGTGTCCGTCCTGCTGGAACTGGCAGAGGCCCTCCGGCTGAACGGGGAGCTG CACGAGGCCACCAAGGTCATGCAGGACGCCATCCACGAGTTCAGAGGCACAACGGAAGAAATCCGCGTCACCATCGCCAACGTGGACTTGGCCATGAGCAAGGGGCACGTGGACGAGGCGCTGGGCTTGCTGAGGGACGTCACGCCTGGGCAGCCCTGCTACACAGAAGCCAAGGAGAAGATGGCCAGCATCTACCTGCAGAGCCGCAGAGACACCCGCCTGTACATCGGCTGCTACCG CGACCTCTGTGAGCACCTGCCCGGCCCCCACAGCAGCCTGCTGCTGGGCGACGCCTTCATGAACATCCAGGAG CCCGAGAAGGCGCTGGAGGTCTACGACGAGGCGTACAGGAAGAACCCGCACGACGCCTCCCTGGTCAGCAGAATCGGCCAGGCCTACGTGAAGACCCACCAGTACGCCAAG GCCATCAATTACTACGAGGCCGCCCAGAAGATGAGCGGACAGGACTTCCTGCGCTGCGAGCTGGCCGAGCTGCTCCTCAAGTTAAAGAAGTTCAGCAAAGCCGAGAAAGTCCTGACGCAGGCGCTGGAGCGCGACGCGG CGAGAGACGTCCTGGCCATGACCAGCGACGTCAAGTGCCTACTCCTGCTGGCGAAGGTTTACAAGAGCCATAAGAAGGAAGACGTGATGGAGACGCTGCACAAG GCGCTGGACCTCCAGGCTCGGGTCCTGAAGCGGGTGCCCCTGGAGCAGCCAGAGATGATCCCGTCCCAGAAGCAGCTGGCAGCCTCCATCTGCGCGCAGTTCGGGGAGCAGCACCTCGCTGAGAAGGAGTACGCCAAGGCGGCACAGGCCTACAGGGACGCCCTGTCCTACTGGCCCACTGACAACACG GTGGTGCTGGAGCTGGCGCGGCTCTACCTGCTCCAGGGGCACCTGGACCTGTGCGAGCAGCACTGCGCGGACCTCCTGCGGACGGAGCAGAGCCGCGAGCCGGCGGCCGTG ATGATGGCTGACCTGATGTTCAGAAAGCAGAAGTACGAGGAGGCCGTCAGCCTCTACCGGCAGGTCCTGGAGAAAGCGCCAG ACAATTTTTTGGTCCTGAGTAAGTTAATCGACCTGCTGCGAAGAAGCGGGAAGCTTGCAGACGCCCCTGCCTTCCTCGAGCTGGCCACGAGGGCGTCCAGCCGCGCGCCCCTGGAGCCCGGCTTCAACTACTGCCGGGGCACCTACTGCTG GCACGTGGGGCGCCCCAACGAGGCCCTGCGGCTCCTCAACAAGGCCCGCAAGGACAGCACCTGGGGCGCGAGCGCCACCGCCCGCATGGTGCGGATCTGCCTGAACCCCGACGACGAGGTGCTGGGCGGAGAGGCCTTCGAGACCCTGGGGGCGGAGAGCAA CTCCGCAGGGAGGCGGGAGGCGGAGCAGCACGGCGTGCGCACGGCCGAGAAGCTCCTGCGCGAGTTCTGCCCGCACGCGGCCCCCGGCCCGGCTCAGCTGCGGCTGCTGCAGGGCCTCTGCCTGCTGGGCACCAGGGAGAAGGCCAGCGTGGAGGCGGCGCTGGGCACCTTCGTGGAGATGGCCCAGGCCGAG AAGGACTGCGTGCCCGCGCTGCTGGCCATGGCGCAGGCCTACGCGCTGCTGGGGCAGACCCCCAAGGCGCGCACGCAGCTGAAGCGCCTGGCCAAGGCCCCGTGGGCGCCGGCGGAGGCCGAGGAGCTGGAGCAGGGCTGGCTCCTGCTGGCCGACATCTACTGCCAGGGCGGCAAGTTCGACCTGGCCGCGGAGCTGCTGCGGCGCTGCGTGCAGTACAACAAG TCCTGCTGCAAGGCCTACGAGTACATGGGCTTCATCATGGAGAAGGAACAGGCCTATAAGGACGCGGCCGCCAGCTACGCACTCGCCTGGGAATACGGCCACCGCGCCAGCCCCGCCATCG GCTTCAAACTTGCCTTCAACTACCTGAAGGACAAGAGATTTGTGGAGGCCATCGAAGTCTGCCACGGCGTGAGGCTCGGACACTGGCCGGGAGGGCGTGCGGGGCTGGCAGCTGCCGACGCGGCTCACCCTGTCTCTCCCTGCCCAGGTTCTCAGGGAGCACCCCAACTACCCCAAGATCCGAGAGGAAATACTGGAAAAGGCCCAGGGGTCCCTGAGGCCCTAGCCCGGGGGCCGTCCCactggaggggcagggggtgtCCCCGCTCTAGGCTTTGTGTTTTCAAGGCTTAA